The segment TAGCGACGAAAGATACTCCGATTGCCAACGATTCCAGAAGTGCTGAATGATAGCGGTGATGTGTTCATTTCGTTGCCTAGGATGCTTACGTTGATCGATGACTACGGGACGTGCGACAGCGTTCAAAGATCGAAATACCAAAAAGTGTCCCGGAGTTAACGCCTCAAAATCCTCTGGGTCGTCCGATAGCGGGGTGAGCGGTCTCGAATTTAAAACCGCTTCAATTCGACACAAAACGGTTGAGAACTCTTCGAAACTcagagctgctgctgctgtatgCTTCAACAATAACACCTTGGTTTGACGGATGTTTGATTCCCAAATACCGCCGAAGTGCGGTGCCTCTGGGGGATTGAAGTGCCACTCGACACTGTTGCCGTAGGCTCGTAGAATGTCGTCTTGGTTGTCGAAACTCTTAAAAAACTACTCCCATTCTTTCAACAAATTAGCGGCGCCAACAAAATTTGTGCCGTTGTCGGTCCAAACTGCAATAGGTCTACCTCGACGGCTAACGAAACGATCGAATGATGCCAAAAATGCTGCGGTTGATAACTCGCTAACCAACTCGAGGTGGATCGCTTTTGTTGCCAGGCAAATGTAAAGCACAATCCATCCTTTATACTCGACGGTGGAACGTTTATTGCGTTGCTTCAAGAATACTGGTCCACAGAGATCGATACCGACTCGATAAAACGGATACTGTCCTTCCACACGGCAAGCTGGCAAATCACCCATGTACTATTGAATTGGACGGGGATTGCTCTTGAAACAAACGACACAGCTCTTGATGACCTGCTTGACCACGCTTCTTCCTCTGATGATCCAAAATTCCCTTCTGGTTGCAGCAAGTGTGACCTGAATACCGGCGTGCATATTGGACTCATGGAAAGACCGGATGATTGCACCTGTGACGGGATGGTTCTTGGGAAGGATCATCTGGTGTTTTGTATCATATGAGCAGGCCGATTTCGATAGACGTCCACCGACCCTCAGTAGTCCGTGGTTGTCTACAAACGGAGAAAGCGGTATTAGCGAATGGTTCTTCGATGTTACCTCCTCTCGTAATTGGGCGAATACTTCCGGAAAGCTCTCCTTCTGGACGAGACGAACAATTGTAAGCTTGGCGTATCGCATTTCCTCTGCGCTAAACTCTCCACGACGTTGATTCTCTGCACTACGCTGACGATTCTGGAACATGCGCTTGATACGCGTGACGACTCGAAGCATTATGTTGTACTTGCTGCAATTGTCGAATAAATGCAGCCTTTCGACCACTGCGGGCATGGCGGTAACCTGGATCAATTCTGGCAGCTGCATGGGGTCAACCAGCTGCACTCCCTTTGGCCAGACGATATCGTTTTTACGTAGGAATGGCGGTCCACACCACCACAGTTTAGATGAATGAAGCTCTTGGGGCATAATTCCACGTGAGACCAAATCTGCCGGATTGTCATGCGTGCTGACGTGACACCATTCGCTTGGGTCGGACAGCTGTTGTATTGCAGCTACACGGTTTGATACAAAAACATCCAGTTTACTGGGGCAAGTGTTGATCCAGCTGAGAGCAATAGTGGAGTCGGACCAAAAACGAACTCGGTTCACGGTAACTGGTAGGGATCGTCTTACATTATCTGCTAATTGAGCGAGCAAACGAGCTCCACATAGCTCTAGACGCGGAATCGTGGTTCGATTTCCCTTGATAGGTGCGACGCGAGATTTTGAGCATAGTAAACGAATGGAGATTTGACCTTGCGAGTTTCGTGACCTTAAGTACAAACATGCTCCGTAGCCCTTCTGCGATGCATCACAGAACCCAGCAAGTTCTACAAATTCTGTTTGCAACAATGGAAGTACACAGCGACTAATCCGAATTGTGTTCATCGTCTGTAACTGTAGTCGATACTCGTTCCACATGTTTTCTATACCAGCTTCCAGCGGCTCGTCCCAATTTAGTTTCTCTTTCCATAGTTCTTGCATGATGAGTTTACCCGTCATAATAACTGGTCCTGCTAGGCCAAGTGGATCGAATAACTTTGATATGTCTGAGAGAATTTTTCGTTTGGTCGGTACTCCTTCGTCAAAGGCAATTGACATAACTTCGAAACTGAATACATCTTCATCGGGTTGCCAAGTTAACCCAAGGGTTTTAGTTCGACCTTCTTTGTTCAGCAGTACCTTTTGCTCCAGCCTGGCTTCGGGAATATCAGCCAACACCTCTTTGCTATTTGAGCACCACTTATGCAACTCGAATCCTGCCTTTTCGAGCATAGCAGCTAGTTGCCCTTTCAACTCTCGTGCTTCCTCTACCGTATCAGCACCGAATAAAACATCGTCGACGTATACCGATTTCTTGCCAACTTCTGCTGCAAGGGGATACTGCTCTgcttcatcttcacaaatctGCATTAGTGTCCGGACTGCCAAAAACGGGGCGCTGGCAGTACCATAGGTAACTGTCGTTAACTGATAAACACCGATTTCATCCTTGGTACTGGATCTCCAAAGAATCTGCTGGAAGCGTCGATCTTCTTTGCGTACTAAAATTTGTCGGAACATTTTCGAAACATCGGATGTGACCGCGACCTTGTACCTTCGAAAGCGAAGCAGCGTATCGACAAGCTGGGGTTGCAACGTTGGTCCCACCATAAGTTGATCATTCAGCGATTTTCCATTGCTAGTTTTAGCCGAAGCATCGAACACCACCCTGAGTTTCGTCGTACTACTATCTGGGCGTTTGACAGCATGATGCGGCAAAAAATACTGCTTTTCCGATTGCAACTCTACTGGGTTGAACGTGCCAATTTGTTCCATATGGCCCAGGTCGATGAACTCCTGCATAAATTGTTTATAATCAGCATAAAGTTTCTGATCCTTCGTGAGTCTCGCCTCCAAAAGAAGGAACCTGCGGTGAGCCATATGTCTAGAGTCTCCAAGGTCAATTTCCATGCTTCTGAACGGTAGCGCTACAGTATACCGACCTGTAACATCACGACTGTGGTTCGATACAAAATGATCTTCCGCGGCTTGTTTTTCGATGGACCAACTATTTTCGGAACCGTAATTTTCGATACACCAGAATTTCGAAACTTGTTTGTCTAATTGTTCATTCGTCACTGAGAGCACTTGCACTTGAGGGTAACTATCTCTCTCCTTTACATGACCACCTGCAACCCAGCCAAATACTGTCTGTCGGAAGGTCGGAAGCTCTTTCGATAGTGTATAGGACTTAAACAGCATCATTTTGTCCCATTCAACGATTCCGAAAAGGATATCAATTTTCACTGTTTTATTAAACTGTGGATCCGCAAGATCTATCCAGTCGGGAATATTCCAATTGGCAATATCAAAAGATCGCAACGGTAATTTATTTGTGATTCGAGGGGTAACCAAAAATTCAGCCATCGATTCGAAATAAGATGACCTTGAACTAACATGGGCGACAACTGATTCTGTAATTTGCCTTCCTGCTCCCCCAAATCCAACAACAGACACGTTCGATGAAAAGGTTTTAAGTCGCAACCTCTTTGCACACGCAGTTGTCATAAACGTCGACATCGCACACGAATCGAGAACAGCACGGCATTCTTGAAGTTCACCACTACTGCTGCGAACCTGTACTAAAGCAGTGTGCAACAATGCTTGATCGTTTACTGCCATCAACTGAACCTTTTTTGACACTGTACTTTCGCTCGGAAAACAATACGCCTCTGGTCCGTGCGTATTCATCGAGGCAGAGTTAAATTGCTCACACGACTGGACTGGTTGAAGCATTGTGCACAACTCGACACGAACGGGATTGGACTTCGTGTCGGTGTTCGCATCCGTTGACTTCGTTTCAAAATGTAGCAAAGTATTATGACGAAGATCACATTCCTTACACGTACCACTTTTACACTCGGCGACAATGTGACGGTTGCTGAAGCAATTTACACACAGTTTAAGTTCTTTCACTCGTTGAAAACGTTGGGTTGGGGATTTCGACAAAAAGTTGCGGCACTCGTTTATATAATGCCCGCCCTTACAATTGAAACAGGCAAATTTGCTTCTATAGTCTGAATCACGATTAGAGCTCACTAACACATTCGGCTTCCACTTGTTTGCCGACGGTTTTGTATTACTGTGGGGCGCCAACTTATGATCTTGCTCTAGATTTTTTTTACCGGTGGTccatccggttcgaaggaccgaTTGATGTACGAGACTCGACACGGTCCGGCTCCTTATCGTCGGCGGAGCCTGAAGGGTTTTCCGGTTCACCGGTTTTAACGCGAGACTGGAGGGTTCgaattagaaaaataatttaattttatcctGGTCTGATTTAATCGATAGTCAAACGATAACTCGtcggaaaattaaaactagTGGCCACTTATATCTACAGTTTACAATGTATATCGGTACATAAGCATGTATATTTTGTTCTTCGGTTCTTCGTGACTTGCTGCAGCAATGTATATGTGCACACTCGGGACAAAATCGCTACGATGTGCAATGTTCGAAACACGACGATAAGACGATAGGACGATAGCGCTGTTGCATCTTTCACTCGTTATTGCAGTGATGCCGATTCGATCAGATTATTCTGAACAATCTCATTGTTTGTTTCTCGCGACCCCCCATTTCTTCGGTGGCCTGACATCTTAGAATCAaaatcttcataaaatatttgtaatagcctaacttcagaacggctgaacttaagaaataagtttatatgacgtaatttgttcaattattctcggctatagtggtagcctgcttagagcactctaatttgtttaatttgttatgcgaagaatttaatgttttttttttaattttccaaaaataagtaatatttggaaatttttgaaaaattgtcagaataaaacaaaaaatccgattgagtgcccattagtagctcttcgccagattttagaacatgttttaactTATCATTAATACAAATGAGACGaatctgaggggacatgttttgagataattcacgttttatgctttttattttgattttgcaaagttttttctttcagagtttttttttcgaaaatacacttaatttccgtTGACATCATTTCTAACaaataaagtagttttcaagatatattttgaaaaaaaaaatatttataaatacgcctttttgaaaagttactccagacgaaaataattatgtttcatggaaaatgaatccttgggTAGCGTCCAacacatcagcaaaatttcatcccaaaatattcgagacaaaccgttttgttagttgagctggcattgctcatataatgcacttacacccctttccttccaagtgaaaaccaacttttattttgctgttttttcatgattttaaaaaaagccattaaacggtaaaattttgacgtgaattttctagcatgcataaaaccatgctcaaagtatcgtttcctaccattatctcgattttttcaattttgtcacttacacccctttccttctcaccctctcatatgtataaaaaaggtaaaaatcagcattacgtacagatatgcatgctaaatgaatcgtatttcatgcgcaaaattggcatatccgtactattttggaggcatgattgcgaataattttgagcgttacgactatataagtatttaaatacgataatatccgattattttgtgctgaaaatcgtatgtatgtcagtcattatcattatatacgacagaaaatcaacttgatcccgctttatccagctttatttacgatttcgagtttgttaggagatatttacgatagttttcgtacattgacatACGAGTTGATGCTAGCTGGGTGATAACAAGACGGTGAAACACGGACTAGAACaacattttgattaaagcagaggagcgtttggagcgaaaaaatgttagactgaatatattgggttagtttgtggcagtgggactccaactcacaatttcgcgaaaaactcagtaacaataaaacgaaaaacacaCCTGGTGTGGTTTGACACCGTTGTGCCTCGACGACGGTAGGCACCAGACTGTTGGCTTCTACAACAATGCAGTCGATAATCGTCTATCTTCTAGCGGTAGAAGCAAAGAGCAGCCATgttacaaataataaccgtTACCGGGGGAGGGTATGTGTGCGAAAgatggaatgcttggactggAAGGaacaaaactagatctgagactaattaatacatgggtgtggtatagtttaaatgcataaagcactcgagtactaatcgagaaattgtgggttggagttccactgccacaaactaacccaatatacttttagccgcagatcgaaactttcccagtattcagtctaacatttttcgcaccaaaagctcctctgctttaatcaaaatagagtctacgtttgaccgcgaaaaagtcagtaacAGTAAAACTAGTACAGCATGACAAAAAAGAAGTttgcagaaaatgacaaaataggcaaaaaagacaataaaaaatgaaatatatacGAGAGAACGGTAATGAAAGAATGACGAAAAGAAAGTAAAACGATCGGTTTTATCTTCTTAGCAAAAAAAGGACGAcgagaaaattgcaaaaatcgacaaaaagacAACGGGCGAAACAATGATAAAGACGACGGAAAgatgacaataaaaaaaacaaagaaagaatgccaaaacagcaacaacaataacGACTAAAACGTCAAAAGCCGACGAGATAATCaacgaaaaatgccaaaaatggATGTCAAAAAAACGATAGACGAACAGACAacggaaataacatgaaaacatGATAAAGATAaggaaaagacgccaaaacagcgaaaaaataaaaaaaaaacacgataaAAAGGTATTCAAAAAGCatcaaaaacacgacaaaatatgcaaaaaatatgacagaaaaccGAAGAAAACACGCCAAAACAGTGGCAAAAATCATCAAGGGCCATCAAAAAACCAACAAATacgatagaaaacaaaaaaaaaacatttaaaaagctcCAAAAAATGATAATATATGCAGAAAAGGACGACGAATATAGGACAGAAAAACGACAACAGATTGACGAAAAGACAGTAAAGAAAATAACATTTTGATTGCCTTTTTTATATGCTAGTAGGGAATTAGGTTACAAGGCCACTGTGACAGCCTTAATGATCGCCTTTTGTGGTAGTTTTGGTtttcttgacaacaaacaggacgacGAGAAAAGGCGATTGAAAAACAATTGCAACTAATGCAATGCagagataacaaaaaaaaatgaaaaaagcgaCTAAATTACGATATCAAAATATAGGTGTCAAAACAGCTACAAAAATAGACGACAACAACGCTAACAAGTCGATGAAATTggtttaattcaaaaattactaATTTCCTCTTAATACAATCAATGATATTACCGATAAAACAAATGTGTTAAAAAGTGATCACCCATTTCTTCAGTGATATAACTTCGGATTTTTCCTCAGTAAAGTTTGGCAACAGTGATCTACATAGCGCATATAGAAAACAGGTTTTTACACCACATTGTTCTAGTTTCTACAAGGTCGCCTGTTCAATACGCTCCAGCAAAATATTTGAAACTACCGGAGACACAAGTGAACCCATTGACATTCCAAAATTTTGTCGGAATAGTCCATTAGGCGATTACAAATatattcaaaagtttttgtcccttcgGTGTTGGACCACTGAAGGCGAGGGGGTAGGggcgaaaagaaaaacaaaaagaattttttaatcgagcaaaaaaatatggattttaggcatttctacttaaagtttaaacgtgaaaacgaaatctattcttgcttttaatatatacgttattattttccatgcaaaaatctacgaaaaaaaaacaaaaaggaaagaaaattttttggctgattttcgaaaattccactgtttgaattcccatttctgtttcgtgctagaagcgttaactcaactcgtacactcatttttcaggctataaagcccacagacaattgattttatagaaAAACTTTAACTCATATTTTGGCCTTATTATATTGGCAAAAGATTGATACTTGAGACTAAACTTTTCGACAAAAGCATGTTGCGCGAAATCCGCTGGCACGTTTGTGCAAAGAGAAATGACCTATGCAGAAACTTGAGAGATAGAAAAATTAGTTTAGATGTATGTAAAATGTGTAAGTTtaaatttaagctttatttataACATGTGCACCTAATGTTGTTTATTATAATGTTTTTGTGTACGCAGATGACGAAGGCCGAATAATAGTTAGAAAAGTGATGTGGTTACCGTTCTATAATTTCATATAATAATATAATTTCAAATTAGGTATTGCATGTCACGATATAGATATTCATGTGACTACAAACTTTTAATTCACAAAACATTCCTGTTTATTAGTAAAAATCTGCCATAATCCTTTCACTTTCAAGTGAAATCAATTTTACGGTCTAGCAACCGCAAATTGCACCTTGTACTCAGTCCATCGAGGATTGtctaatttgatttattttattgCAACACGCCCCTTACGGCTGGAAACCCGATGCACAACCGAGCCAAGCTCCCCGCTAATGTACCGTCATTTAGCAACGGCCAAAAGGTCATCGATACGAAACGCTTTAATCAAATAAATTATTATCAACCATACAGATACAAACATACCTCCCCTTTTTATCTCTTGCCCTCGTTGGCCGGCTGGCCGGGCTTCTACCGTCTCACCAAAGCTTATAATTTAGTTTCCATTTAACGTCCGTCTGGCAGGGCACCAACTTTGCTTCCAATCTGCAGCTGGTCTAAGAAAACTGCATTCGGCTGGGGCTACCAGCCCTAGCCATACAGTGAAAATATATCTTAATAAATACGATTTTCCCTTAAAGCAAGACGAATGGGCCTCGGAGATTTTGTCCGGTATCGCAGCGTcccccgttccgttccgttccgtctaAGGAAAGAATTTATGCGAAACAGGGACACCCCCCGAACATGGGAAGAACAGTTGACGAAAATCAATACCGTTGCTATACTACACACCAGCCATGCAATCGGATGGACACGTCGTTGACCGCAATGAGACGTCTGATTCTGCCGTTAAGATGCCGTCAACTGGGGGAGCTGCGATTTTTTCCCCGGTTGCTCGACGAAGGATGTCGTCCTGCTTGCAGTCTGCAGATTCCCCCTGTGACTTTCGCTGGCAGTAGCCCCAATTTAGCGGAAGTAAATCGATGATGGAATTAGTAATGAAGTTAGCCTGATTTGATTAGTTCTTTTTTACTAATAAAAGATTGCTGGTTGCATTTGTAATAGAAGAATACTGTTGCGTTTATCGGATTAATTACTAATTAAAGAAATTAAGCGCAGACAAGTTGTATAGAATTACTATTATGGCTTTTTAGAACGATACTCGTCGTTCTAGGTAGCAAACAGTACACTCATTTTGCAAATCTTATGTTGTTCCAATAGACGTATTCTCAATTTATAATAATCTAATCtcaccgaattatgactaatcaagtgtgttaattttttttacttccTCTGGTGTTTTTATCACTCTTTTCTGATAACTTTAGCTCAATTTTTGATAAATCTcttctgtttcgttttcattATTTGTATTTATTTCGCTAGTTAATATttaagggggcatccataaagtacgtaacgcttatagggggaggggggggggaggttggtaaacggccggataatgcggaatatagaccccatagtggtcgttagcctcttatccagcaactccgatcccgacctcctcgtggtaccagccggaatacgagcaaccttagcggagatcgggtaaccaaccccagtggaaactaaggtcgtatactaaccgggaaggaggtagtgagtctcggcactataagatggcagccccatcgcgagactcggtagtgttgccccagtacggctacacacctaaataaacttaaactaacaacattcaagcatattcggagcggaatattcggcatcgacctaggcgactgaacaaggacgacgaatggagactcgggacttggaactgcagatcgctaaatttcgcaggttgcgagcgggtgctgattgaacagctggaaccccgcaaactcggcatcgtagctctgcaggaaatctgtcgcaaaagagagaaggtatggaagatacgtggcggaaaggcccagttttaccagagcggtggcgctaccaacgaactgggaacgggctttgtagtgctgggcggaatgcaggatcgcgtgatagattggaaggcgatcaacgagagaatgtgtgtattgaggataaagggtcgtttcttcaattatagcatcattaacgtgcactgcccgcacgaaggtagacccgacgatgagaaagaagcgttctacgcgaggctagaggcaacgtacgacagctgctcgtcacgggacatcaagatcgtcatcggggatatgaacgcccaggtcggtagggaagaaatgtatagaccggtggtaggaccccatagcctgcacaccgacacaaacgataacggccaacgatgtataaacttcacagcttcccgaggcctagtgatccgaagcacctttttcccgcgcaaggatatccacaaagccacctggaggtcacctgaccaatgtacaatgaaccaaattgaccacgttctcatagagggccggttcttctctaacatcacgaacgtacgctcccgtcggggtgcggatatcgattctgaccattacctagtagcagtacatgtgcgctcaaagctgtccaccgtataccggacacgtcaaagccgccctcctcggctgaacatcaggcagctagataacccacaagctgccgagaactacacgcgagtactgaatgaggcactgccttcttccgaggagttaggtgcttcaaacctcgaagacgggtggggcagaatacgctcggccattggagaggccgctaccgcggcactaggtattgagcctcggagtacacaaaatgattggtttgatggggaatgccaacaagcggtggaggagaaaaaaaatgcttggaaaaattatctaagtattgccactagagagaacctggccaagtaccgacgagctaggaaccagttgaccacgatcctgaggagaaaaaagcgccaaaaggaggacagagatcgtgaagaattagaacaactattccgagctaatgacacgcgcaagttttatgagaaggtgaaccaaactcggaagggctacacaccgaaacctgacatgtgtagggacgagggagggaatctaattacaaacgagcgcgaggtggtcgacaggtggaagcagttcttcgatgaacacctcaatggcgaagtc is part of the Sabethes cyaneus chromosome 2, idSabCyanKW18_F2, whole genome shotgun sequence genome and harbors:
- the LOC128735484 gene encoding uncharacterized protein LOC128735484, producing the protein MEQIGTFNPVELQSEKQYFLPHHAVKRPDSSTTKLRVVFDASAKTSNGKSLNDQLMVGPTLQPQLVDTLLRFRRYKVAVTSDVSKMFRQILVRKEDRRFQQILWRSSTKDEIGVYQLTTVTYGTASAPFLAVRTLMQICEDEAEQYPLAAEVGKKSVYVDDVLFGADTVEEARELKGQLAAMLEKAGFELHKWCSNSKEVLADIPEARLEQKVLLNKEGRTKTLGLTWQPDEDVFSFEVMSIAFDEGVPTKRKILSDISKLFDPLGLAGPVIMTGKLIMQELWKEKLNWDEPLEAGIENMWNEYRLQLQTMNTIRISRCVLPLLQTEFVELAGFCDASQKGYGACLYLRSRNSQGQISIRLLCSKSRVAPIKGNRTTIPRLELCGARLLAQLADNVRRSLPVTVNRVRFWSDSTIALSWINTCPSKLDVFVSNRVAAIQQLSDPSEWCHVSTHDNPADLVSRGIMPQELHSSKLWWCGPPFLRKNDIVWPKGVQLVDPMQLPELIQVTAMPAVVERLHLFDNCSKYNIMLRVVTRIKRMFQNRQRSAENQRRGEFSAEEMRYAKLTIVRLVQKESFPEVFAQLREEVTSKNHSLIPLSPFVDNHGLLRVGGRLSKSACSYDTKHQMILPKNHPVTGAIIRSFHESNMHAGIQYMGDLPACRVEGQYPFYRVGIDLCGPVFLKQRNKRSTVEYKGWIVLYICLATKAIHLELFFKSFDNQDDILRAYGNSVEWHFNPPEAPHFGGIWESNIRQTKVLLLKHTAAAALSFEEFSTVLCRIEAVLNSRPLTPLSDDPEDFEALTPGHFLVFRSLNAVARPVVIDQRKHPRQRNEHITAIIQHFWNRWQSEYLSSLQVRYKWHKKVEVEVGQLVLIKKDNMPVQKWLLGRIIEVIPGTEGVVRVVDVKTENGILRRPVSKLCFLPIDPEQSFERDTFQRREDVQNNLIESASLQ